In Vanessa cardui chromosome 28, ilVanCard2.1, whole genome shotgun sequence, one genomic interval encodes:
- the LOC124541551 gene encoding uncharacterized protein LOC124541551: MRNVEIKAKVNDFDEICKIAESLSGGPPTIIHQNDTFYKVNTGRLKLRVYADESATLVRYDRDDEQGPKLSNYDLLEFTVNERDKIKTFDDIMKKCLGIRGKVIKERRLYMVDQTRIHIDKVEDLGNFMELEVVLRPEQTLEDGQAIAKDLQMKLGVKDDDLIDCAYVDLLDKN, from the exons ATGCGTAACGTagaaataaaagcaaaagtcaatgatttcgatgaaatatgCAAAATAGCCGAAAGTCTAAGCGGGGGACCACCGACTATTATTCATCAAAATGATACCTTTTACAAAGTGAATACTGGTCGTTTGAAGTTGAGGGTATACGCAGACGAATCTGCAACTCTCGTGAGATACGATCGTGATGATGAACAAGGACCAAAGCTCTCGAATTACGATCTCTTAGAGTTCACCGTGAACGAAagggataaaattaaaacatttgacgatattatgaaaaaatgtttGGGTATACGCGGAAAAGTTATTAAAGAGCG AAGATTATATATGGTAGACCAGACTCGCATACATATAGATAAAGTCGAAGATCTTGGTAACTTCATGGAGTTAGAGGTGGTTCTCCGTCCCGAACAGACGTTAGAAGATGGGCAAGCAATAGCCAAAGATTTACAAATGAAGCTCGGTGTTAAAGATGATGATTTAATTGATTGTGCGTATGTTGATTTACTGGATAAGAACTAa